AACAAACACTTTCAAGTATAAACATTAAATTGCTACACTTAAATATGtcttatttaattttatttagcGTTACTTTATGATTTCTtgataaaaaaaagaagtaatTGTCTTTGGCATCTTTCAATTCAGTTGAACAAAGTGCTGGCTTCTTCTAGTTTGTCCGGTTTGCCAACATCGAACAGGATACGCCGTCTTATCACACACGTTACGATTTCTTTGTATCAAAATACTCTGCAATGTGCCACTCAAACCACAATGACTCTGCAATCCGTAAACAAATACGGCTTGCTGGAATTCAGGGATTACAGGCAtgaattttttatatttaattaatcgcttatctattaatttatatatcctAATATCCgttataatttaattaaatatcaaATAATAATGTTTAATCgatattcttactttaaaactaaTTAATCAATAGACCTTTTAATGCAGGGTGTCGTAAGAAAAACACTTTCTGATGATTTGGTAGAAAACATTTGGGAACCTGTACATATGGATAAGATCGTTCCTTCCTTGCTATATAACATGCAGAACTCAAGGTGACAGACAGGACAAACCATTTTTATATCTATACAGAGAATGTGATCTATTTGATATACTTATGtgttaataattttaatttggACAGATATTCTAGTAAAGAAGATGCAACACCAGACAGCCCAACTGAAGAGCGATCTGACCCACCACAATTTGCAGAAACATGTATGCGAGAACTTGTTGGAAGAGCATCATTTGGTCATATCAGATGTGTTATTAGACCTGTATTAAGGTTCGTAAAAGTTTTATACcaaattttaaataatgttACTCATTTTTCATTTTCAATAAATAGAATTATACATCATATTTCAACTAAAATTACTTGCAGGCATTTAGACAACCATCAGTTATGGGTTCCTAATTATTTTGCAATTCATACATTTAGGATAATTATGTTTTCTATTCAGGTTAGTAGAATATCATTAAAATATCATTATTATTTGTattatatgtgtgtatatacatgttatatgtatgtatgtatatatgtatgttatatgtatgtataaaatATTTGTTTAGTCACAGTATTCTTACACAGTTGTGGAGGCACTAATGACTCATCTCGACGGACATTCAAAATCATCTCCGAAAATTCGAACAAGTATTGCAGATACTTTATCCAAAATTATTTCTATTGCAGCTGGTGAAAGTGTTGGTAAATAATAATGAATAGAAgaaattaaattattataataatactaTTTAATTACAATACTatctaaaataataattttcaagGTCCATCTGTTTTGGAAATAATCAATAATCTGCTATCTCATCTTAGAGGTAGTGTAACAAGAAACCAATCCTCAAGCAATGACGAACAATTATATCAAGAGGCTCTTATTAATGCTCTTGGAGAATTTGCAAATCATCTTCCAGATTATCAGAAAATTGAGATTATGATGTTTATAATGAGTAAAGTACCGTACAGCCAACCAGATCGCATGGTTTCAGTTGGTAAAGGAGATGTACTATTACAAAGTATTCTTCTAAAATCTCTTTTAAAAGTAATTATTCCATTATTATCCTAAACTAACCCAGTATAATCTAAATAATTATATCATTTATATCACTTGGTTACAAAAACGATAGTTAGAAAGAAACCCTTAATCAGTATGATCTTAACATCAATTCTATCGGTGTAAAACCTACCCTCATACATATATACTTTTTTATGGAAGATACTCTGCACTCTAAAAACGAAAAAATTGATTTACAATCTATGTTGATTAAATACTTTACACACAATTTTAATGAAACACCTTATGTTTTTActtaatatatttttacttaCTACGTTTTAGGTTGGCACAAAATATCAAACTATACATTTAAATACAACGTTTCCACCGAGTTTTTTGGAACCATTGCTAAGGATGTCACTTGCGGCAGATGCTGAAATGCGACTTTTAGTACAACAAATTTTCCATACTTTAATTGACAGACATCAAAATATTACAAAACTTGCAAAACCCACGTAAGTTATCAATAATATATGCTTTTTTTGtgatttatattattttcaatTAAATTAATTCTGTAAATATAATTCTGTATTATGTTTCTCTTATTTTAACAGAGTAAACGTTGCACAACTTGATCTTACCATTGAAAAAGCATCTAGACCAGATGTGATTTTTATACGTAAACACGGCCCTGAAATTTATTTAGCGTTGTACGAATCATTGGAATTGGCAAGTAACAAAGTAGAAAATATAGAATCTATATATACAACATTGGCATTACTTGCTGTGGAATTGGCATCAGAAGAAACCGTGTTGGAACTACTAAGACTAGTACTAAGTCTTCAAGATTTAGCTTTAACAAGTGGTCAAATCAGTCTTTCGTTGAAATTTAATTTGCACGCTACTGTCATCACTCTACTCGTATTAATATCTTATGTTTGTAATATCACGTCACTCATGGATTATGCCATTAAAGTAAGTCATAAATTTTTATTGATGCATTATAATAATATGATCtataaattttttttctctttcattcTCCAATTGTTACATTTTAAGATCGTAGAATTACGGCGAAAAGAAGCGCCTCATCTATTGCCCGATTTACAATCTCAGTATGATACTGGTTTATCATCTAGACTAACACCCACTTTATTAGTTGATCAAACTGTTTTAAGTGAATGCTTAAAAGGAGCTGGCCTTGA
The window above is part of the Xylocopa sonorina isolate GNS202 chromosome 3, iyXylSono1_principal, whole genome shotgun sequence genome. Proteins encoded here:
- the Stma gene encoding protein EFR3 homolog stmA isoform X2, with product MFGCCWCCSALRPRYKRLVDNIFPVNPQDGLVKNNMEKLTFYSLSSPEKLDRIGEYLFQRASRDIYRRRHGFVIIAMEAMDQLLVACHAQTLNLFVESFLKMIQKLLESTDPQLQILATQSFVRFANIEQDTPSYHTRYDFFVSKYSAMCHSNHNDSAIRKQIRLAGIQGLQGVVRKTLSDDLVENIWEPVHMDKIVPSLLYNMQNSRYSSKEDATPDSPTEERSDPPQFAETCMRELVGRASFGHIRCVIRPVLRHLDNHQLWVPNYFAIHTFRIIMFSIQSQYSYTVVEALMTHLDGHSKSSPKIRTSIADTLSKIISIAAGESVGPSVLEIINNLLSHLRGSVTRNQSSSNDEQLYQEALINALGEFANHLPDYQKIEIMMFIMSKVPYSQPDRMVSVGKGDVLLQSILLKSLLKVGTKYQTIHLNTTFPPSFLEPLLRMSLAADAEMRLLVQQIFHTLIDRHQNITKLAKPTVNVAQLDLTIEKASRPDVIFIRKHGPEIYLALYESLELASNKVENIESIYTTLALLAVELASEETVLELLRLVLSLQDLALTSGQISLSLKFNLHATVITLLVLISYVCNITSLMDYAIKVSHKFLLMHYNNMIYKFFFSFILQLLHFKIVELRRKEAPHLLPDLQSQYDTGLSSRLTPTLLVDQTVLSECLKGAGLDSGKLQQGSGYSSISLQHRHSWVDSAGRNSLADINSGATELDSGGSSPGVQKKLPGEELTFESMKRILTENNNNHVIEEEKRLQLSHFFRNAPFQDLVSKTQPKHDVLQSKLSEIFNTLSVDPRNTIQPGGPPTDTKPNQAPAYEIHFPELFVY
- the Stma gene encoding protein EFR3 homolog stmA isoform X1 encodes the protein MAMIRCCLETEIPDVFGSLVRKCTDPGCCCWCCSALRPRYKRLVDNIFPVNPQDGLVKNNMEKLTFYSLSSPEKLDRIGEYLFQRASRDIYRRRHGFVIIAMEAMDQLLVACHAQTLNLFVESFLKMIQKLLESTDPQLQILATQSFVRFANIEQDTPSYHTRYDFFVSKYSAMCHSNHNDSAIRKQIRLAGIQGLQGVVRKTLSDDLVENIWEPVHMDKIVPSLLYNMQNSRYSSKEDATPDSPTEERSDPPQFAETCMRELVGRASFGHIRCVIRPVLRHLDNHQLWVPNYFAIHTFRIIMFSIQSQYSYTVVEALMTHLDGHSKSSPKIRTSIADTLSKIISIAAGESVGPSVLEIINNLLSHLRGSVTRNQSSSNDEQLYQEALINALGEFANHLPDYQKIEIMMFIMSKVPYSQPDRMVSVGKGDVLLQSILLKSLLKVGTKYQTIHLNTTFPPSFLEPLLRMSLAADAEMRLLVQQIFHTLIDRHQNITKLAKPTVNVAQLDLTIEKASRPDVIFIRKHGPEIYLALYESLELASNKVENIESIYTTLALLAVELASEETVLELLRLVLSLQDLALTSGQISLSLKFNLHATVITLLVLISYVCNITSLMDYAIKVSHKFLLMHYNNMIYKFFFSFILQLLHFKIVELRRKEAPHLLPDLQSQYDTGLSSRLTPTLLVDQTVLSECLKGAGLDSGKLQQGSGYSSISLQHRHSWVDSAGRNSLADINSGATELDSGGSSPGVQKKLPGEELTFESMKRILTENNNNHVIEEEKRLQLSHFFRNAPFQDLVSKTQPKHDVLQSKLSEIFNTLSVDPRNTIQPGGPPTDTKPNQAPAYEIHFPELFVY
- the Stma gene encoding protein EFR3 homolog stmA isoform X3, whose amino-acid sequence is MAMIRCCLETEIPDVFGSLVRKCTDPGCCCWCCSALRPRYKRLVDNIFPVNPQDGLVKNNMEKLTFYSLSSPEKLDRIGEYLFQRASRDIYRRRHGFVIIAMEAMDQLLVACHAQTLNLFVESFLKMIQKLLESTDPQLQILATQSFVRFANIEQDTPSYHTRYDFFVSKYSAMCHSNHNDSAIRKQIRLAGIQGLQGVVRKTLSDDLVENIWEPVHMDKIVPSLLYNMQNSRYSSKEDATPDSPTEERSDPPQFAETCMRELVGRASFGHIRCVIRPVLRHLDNHQLWVPNYFAIHTFRIIMFSIQSQYSYTVVEALMTHLDGHSKSSPKIRTSIADTLSKIISIAAGESVGPSVLEIINNLLSHLRGSVTRNQSSSNDEQLYQEALINALGEFANHLPDYQKIEIMMFIMSKVPYSQPDRMVSVGKGDVLLQSILLKSLLKVGTKYQTIHLNTTFPPSFLEPLLRMSLAADAEMRLLVQQIFHTLIDRHQNITKLAKPTVNVAQLDLTIEKASRPDVIFIRKHGPEIYLALYESLELASNKVENIESIYTTLALLAVELASEETVLELLRLVLSLQDLALTSGQISLSLKFNLHATVITLLVLISYVCNITSLMDYAIKIVELRRKEAPHLLPDLQSQYDTGLSSRLTPTLLVDQTVLSECLKGAGLDSGKLQQGSGYSSISLQHRHSWVDSAGRNSLADINSGATELDSGGSSPGVQKKLPGEELTFESMKRILTENNNNHVIEEEKRLQLSHFFRNAPFQDLVSKTQPKHDVLQSKLSEIFNTLSVDPRNTIQPGGPPTDTKPNQAPAYEIHFPELFVY